The genomic region TGAGGTGATAAAATGGACCAAAAAAAAATAGCAGAATTTAATGTTAATGAACGTATTGAAGGATACTATTTGATAAAAGAAATAGAAGCTAAAACCGCTTCAAATGGTAACAATTTTTTAGATATTAAACTAAGTGACAAGACAGGAGATATAAATGCTAAACTTTGGGACTGTAAAGAAGATGATATATTACGCTTCACTAAAGATTCTATAGTTAAGATAAGAGGAGATGTAAGTGAATGGCAGGGTAAAAAACAACTTAGAATAGTCCTTATGAGATTAGCAAAGGATACAGACAACATTAACTTAGAGGATTATGTACAAACTGCTCCATATGAGTCAGATTATATGTATAAACAAATAATAAATTACATAGAAAAAATAGAAAATCAGGATATTTCAAAATTGGTCATTGAAATAGTAAACATGTATAAGGATAAACTATTATTTTATCCTGCAGCAAAGCAAAACCATCATGCAATTCGTTCAGGACTTCTTTATCATATACTTAGAATGCTAATGACTGCAGAGCGTCTTACAGAGGTATATACAAATATCAACAAGGATATTCTTTATGCAGGTATCATTCTACATGATATAGCTAAGATAG from Proteiniborus sp. DW1 harbors:
- a CDS encoding HD domain-containing protein, with the translated sequence MDQKKIAEFNVNERIEGYYLIKEIEAKTASNGNNFLDIKLSDKTGDINAKLWDCKEDDILRFTKDSIVKIRGDVSEWQGKKQLRIVLMRLAKDTDNINLEDYVQTAPYESDYMYKQIINYIEKIENQDISKLVIEIVNMYKDKLLFYPAAKQNHHAIRSGLLYHILRMLMTAERLTEVYTNINKDILYAGIILHDIAKIEEMDANQLGIVSNYTVEGQLLGHIIQGIKIIDNVATRLGIKREISVLLQHMLLSHHYEPEFGSPKKPMIPEGELLHYIDIIDARMYDMEKALSSIETNEFTDKMWILDNRRLYKSELYNSSAKLGDNSSYEGMKRICVLDKDEVFDSDILSKINK